GAACATGCAgttttacatttatattatgcTCGGTTTATGAGCTACTTTTTACACTCCCTTGGCTGGACACCAACTGAGGAGCCTTTTAAAAAGTTACTAGTGCAAGGAATGATTATGGGACAATcttacaaattaaaatcttCAGGAAAGTATATACCTCCTGATACAGTAGAACAAGTAGGAAAGGAATATAAGGAGAAAGAGACTGGAGAACCTGTAATAATGCAGTGGGAAAAAATGAGCAAATCTAAACATAATGGGGAAAATCCAGAAAGACTATTATCAGCATATGGATGTGATACAACAAGATTACTCATGTTAGCAGATGTTCCTCCAGCTACTAGTAGACATTGGTCTGACGCAAGTGAGTAGTTTGCCTAACCTTTTTAATATCAACTATCACAAAGTATTTAACAGTGGatacaagttgtctttgattacttatggctctgtcaATCCCATTAAAGATTACtgacgtgagtttatttatgtttcacCAAATATTTACTatagtgtaattttttttatgtttacagcaTTACCAGGTGTTTTAAACTGGCAGCACCGTTTGTGGCTTACAATAAGAGAATTTCTTAAACATAGAAATGATGATAGTTtacataaaagtaataatattactaaGGATGAATTCAAGAAATTTGAAAACAAGCTCTGGGATtcaaaaaattactttatagCAACTGCTACTTACCATTTTAAACACACTCAGCATATCAGTGTGGGTATATCAAGATTGCAAGCATTAACCAATGCACTgagggtatatattatataaatatctaTTTAGGTGTTTAAAATGTTCCCGAGATTATCTATTAAGTAgtcactaaaaatattttattcttgcAGAATAAAGTTCATCCAGAAATAATTTCAAACAGTAAAGAATTTGAAATTGCACTAGcatcattaataataatgcTAGCCCCAGTAACACCTCATTTTTGCTCCGAACTTTGGGCAGGATTTACTTCAGCTCCACACCGAATAAACAGTGATGCTATAAATTGGGAGAAAGGTGTACTGGAACAGAAGTGGCCAAGAGTGAATGATGACTATTGTTTACAATTTCAGTGTAAAGTATGTACTtaccataatttatttattcattcagttCAATACAATATGTAGgtatagatagatataaaaGAATGACCCTGTAAATAACAATCCACTTTGTATCAAACTTTTCAGATTGATGGAGCTGATAGAtgtgaacttaaaataaaagcaaGTGATCTTGAAAATTTAAGTGAAGACAAAGCTTTACAAATGATGATCAAAGAACAAAAAGTGTCAAAAAGGTTAAAAACAGGCATTTTGAAAACAAAGTATGAACTGTATCCAGGTTGTCGAGCGATTTTACATATATTTACAAATAGACCCACACAACCAATACAAGAGAAATTAGCTGAATAGGCAGTTGCAATGCACTGGCTAGGCCGTCAATTCAATGGCGCATGATTATTATTGGACTACGCTTGCAATGCAAACTCTTTTGTAGTTTTGAAATATCATTATAATGAAAATTAAGGCAAAAGGGGTGCATTAATggggttaatggcaataggctcgccccctattacaaggGATTTGAAACAGCTGAtaaagagtgggtgtatacaggctgttagtgacactgtaactaaaactttgatgggtgatttagatcatgattctgagttgatattaagtggaattttccgacgcaaaattatggaactgaaaataatttaaaaaagcagtaataattttatgaattttcggaCAGGAAAAGCCACTTGAtgatcaataataattaaatacccTTATGGCCACCTGTACTTAATTCtacatggtgtaagtgacatcgtaacgaatactgagggaggaTTCGgttcatgattttgagttaatatcaagtggaattttccatcgcaaaagtatagaattgaaaataattttaaaatctcaaaaaaaaaaaatgtattttgcaacggaaaattccagttgatattagctcagaatcgtaagctgagtcatccccccagtattcggtacgatgcgatgttactaacatgtacactatacacctctgcctaccccttcgaggttaaggcgtgatgctctgttgttaagttttataaaattaagttaaataaaatgtatagagAAGTGTTcttaagttttataattattaaattacccCCACCTAGCCAGGCATGGTCTGAAACAAGCATTTGTTAGAAAAACCACACCAAGCGATCCAAATACTTAAAGCGATGGATGCCGTCGATCGACAGCGATTTGTATgggcggaggtccgtgttgctctataatGGTAAATAAAACCGATTGATTGATGTGGCCCAAGAGAATATAACTAAACACAAGGTATTTTGTGCGATAGACTGGAATTGACCGtggactttgtggtccctagtttggttacgacattatcACCTGATCGTtcgaaaggaagatgatccgtgcttcggaagggacgttaagccgttagtcccggttactacttactgatgtaagtaagtatatgtatagtcgttacatgagccatgtcacgggcctttggcggctcaatagtaaccctgacaccaggttggtGTCAGTAAATTATTTCAGGAGAAAAACACCATAAAGTGCCTTAAACCCATCTTCATTTATTGTTGATGAAGCGGTGGcttacatagagcaacacggacctcagCTTGGTGGCATAAGATCTTTGTATCCAGGTCAAAATcacccaacaaaaaaaaaaaaatagatgacgTAGGCAGCAtagtcttatgatcttagcttAGCCATAAATAGGcgaaaggaaaaataaaaacgtcaaattgacaatttaagcagaggtaggtaggtacggctttttggcgggagacgggaacgggacagttgctttcttcattgaataatctaaataattaatacgaagtggtgttttgtggttaatgatcgcattaagttagtcggaagacattcgcgagtgttattatattggagtattcaataaacaaagtgtatctgcctattttcgcttcgtgtcaggaagccgcttcataactcaaaagtttatgcggacttttgagttaattcgtttggggttcggagtaggagtctactccgtgggtgggggcttaggtttcatcatcatcacctttcatcatttcattaatcatcaagaaaaaaatacgtcagacatggctgtatgggcatagttccctttgccttacccttcggggaaaaccaaaacaaaaaaaaaaaaaaaggtaggtaggtaccttacctacctaaacataggcttttcggcgggaaacgggaacgggacagttgctttcttcattgagtaatctaaataattaatacgaagtggtgttttgtggttaatgatcgcattaagttagtcggaagacattcgcgagtgttattatattggagtattcaataaacaaagtgtatctgcctattttcgcttcgtgctgggaagccgcttcataactcaaaagtttatgcggacttttgagttaattcgtttggggttcggagtaggagtctactccgagggtgggggcttaggtttcatcatcatcacctttcatcatttcattaatcatcaagaaaaaaaatacgtcagacatggctgtatgggcatagttccctttgccttacccttcggggaaaaccaaaacaaaaaaaaaaaaaaaaactacctaaacatatttaataaattgaaaAGATGGGAAAGTACTGATGGGTGACAGGCAATTAGTTTATATtggttaataatattattattcaaagCTAATCTAGCTAgtgattaataaatattatttcaaggTGTCTACTCATGTTAGACAGGGAAAACATTGGTTGTAAGTTGACATGTTTGTCTTATTTACGttaaatcattttttattttaaaagatttcACCTCATTTTCATATTACTGttttcattttaaataataactcaTATTCATCAAAAGTAGAACTTAATCACATCCAACAGATTTAACAaccattttattaattattatatttttttatcatattcatatttgtttcagataaaaaaaatattatatatatataaaaatttctattattattactccAGCATTACAGTGAGAAGAAAATCTACTTTGTTGTAACACCGAAAGAAACAATAGCAACATCTTCTTTGgccatttaattataaaatatattattattacttaaaattaTAGAAATGCAGGCTAAAAAACGTTATATATTTCTCATTTTATCATGTGCGTTTttgatttattgttattatggaggatataacttaaaatcagaGCTAGTTCAAAAAACCCGCAGAGACCATTTGCCAACATTTGCTACTCTTGAAGAACTCTTTGAGATGCCATTGCAGCAACAAAAGCAGCCGCAACTAATGACAAAACCATGTCGTATGGAGACATGTTTTGACTTTGCAAAGTGTGGAAGTGATCCAAAAATATATGTGTATCCCACTGATGGTTCTGTCAGTGCCTCGTACAGAAAAGTGTTGTCAGTGATAAGAGAATCTCGCTACGCTACACGAGACCCCAATGAGGCCTGCCTATATGTCCCTGCTGTAGACACATTAGATGCAGACCCCTTGTCACCTGAACATGTCCCAGATGTGGCATCCAGGTTATCTCGACTGCCATATTGGAGAAATGGGCGTAATCACCTTATTTTTAACTTGTATGCTGGTACATGGCCTGACTATGCAGAGGATGCTTTAGGATTTGATGCTGGAGAAGCAATACTAGCTAGAGCAAGTGCATCAGAAATTATATTCCGTGATGGATTTGATGTGTCCCTTCCTCTATTTCACAAAGAGCACCCAGAGAGAGGTGGGGTGCCCCCAGCTGCCACAGCTAATCTATTTCCATCACCGAAAAAGCATATATTAGCATTTAAAGGAAAACGTTATGTACATGGCATTGGAAGTGAAACAAGGAATTCATTATGGCATTTACATGATGGTAACAATCTTATATTGGTCACAACTTGCAAACATGGAAAGTCCTGGAAAGATTTACGAGATGAAAGGTGTGATGAAGATAACAGAGAATATGATAAGTAAGATAACATTTCATTCATTGTCTTTTTATAACAAATGTGTGTCTCCTATTTTTATGCCTTTATGAAAAAGAGTTGgtaaatgaatttattaattaaaagtgATTGGGCATTTTTTTAACTTGTCTTGCAGGTTTGACTATGAAcagcttttggcaaattcaaCATTTTGCCTGGTAGCGCGCGGTCGCCGGCTCGGGTCGTATCGTTTCCTAGAGGCTCTAGCGGCGGGCTGCGTTCCCGTACTGTTAAGCAATGGTTGGCGGCTACCTTTCGATGAACGAATTGATTGGCGCCGCGCCGTCATCTGGGCCGATGAGCGTTTGTTGCTTCAGGTACAAGCagcatacaataataataatattgtaataaactACGACTCACGTACGACAGACTAGTACTAAATACGGCACAATATTTGcaaatttctttaaaaaaatatataataaatgagacaattaatcatcatcattttcagGTTCCAGAGCTTGTACGCTCAGTACCCCCTGAGCGTGTGCTTGCTCTACGACAACAAACACAATTCTTATGGGAACAATATTTCTCATCTATTGAAAAAATCGTTTTTACTACAATTGAGGTAAATACTGTACAAAACTATATAATTTCACTCGACCCATTTACGAATCACTGtataatagtaaaatattttgtagATCATATTAGAGCGCGTATTAGCTCACAGAACGTCGAGGCAGCGGGAGTCGTTGATATGGAACGCGTACCCGGGCGGGCTGGGCAGCGTGGCGGCGTACGGCGACTCGCGCGCGCAGCTGCCGCTGGGCGCGCCCGCGCtgcgcgcgcccgccgcgcccgcgccgccgccgcgcccgctgcCCGCGCCCGCAGCCCCCGCCCCCGCGCACCCGCCCTCGCCCGGCCGCGCCTACACCGCGCTGCTCTACGTGCAGGCCACCTCGCCCGCCCTGCACAGGCTGCTGGCTAGCATCGCCGCCAGCCAATTTTGTGAGAAGGTAACTCTTTGTTCTTGTATGCCATACTGTCTAGACGGGTTTCTAGCGGAGAGGGCACACGCTGAAACACGCGGCACCGGCCAACCAGAATGAACCACAGCGTGCGAGACGGATAATTaatcgattcctgcacatctccgctcgaCACCTCTCTTTTCCATTTGTTAGaacagtttatattttttatatggaaAGTTTCAAATTGTGACATTGTTCAGGTGGTGATGGTGTGGGACAGTGAACGCGCGGCGCCGTCGCTGAAAACTCTCGCGCGGGTGGCGGGCGACCCTCGTGACCCTCTGCCCGTGCTTGTCATAGATGCCACGACGCATTACCCTGGGTAAAACATCCCCCCTGTCTTTTCTTAGCCCCTATATCTAACAGAAACCATAAAAATCTACGGCACATGTAAGAGCGCACGCGCACGTATCGTATGATGTGCGAAACCGTTCTTACCGAAAATACATTCCGGTGTCTAGATTCATATTTTCTTTCACGAATCATTCGAATCGGATCCAATGCGAAAACTCTGTAAGTGGTATTTAGAACAAAATTTGATACTTATAAATCTGTTTTGTTTCAAAACATTAATACAggaagttagtgacatcgtaacgaaaactttaagggatgattctgaccatgatactgagttgatatcaagtggaattttccgtcgcaaaatttgttatacttttgttttgttttgttgttatacTTTTATGAtacaaaatttcacttgatattaactcagaataatgggagggatgattcaggtcattattctgagttaatatctagtggaattgaaaataataaaaaacatatttacgacggaaaattacacttgatattaacccagaatcatggtctgaaacatcttcctcaatattcgttacgatgtcaataacactcTATATAATAAACCTCCCCTTCACCCTCTTCCTGGAAACGTCATAAGCTTGTGTAAGAGTCATACAAACATCTCTGTAAGTAAAACAAAACTTTTCTTCCACAAAGTCCTTAAATGGTGGTTGTGAACTTATATGAAATATTTGTAGTGTTTGTGAAAGACGACGACGGCGACGATATATAGGTCTTAGGTTTTTGTTTTACCtatgaaaatgtatttatttgtattaatcGAAGTAATCACCCATGCAATCAATGCTAATTGATGCCCTTAAAGAAATCAGCTGGACGGGAGGCAACAAATTCTTCAAAGGCATTTTGTACTGCCTCTcgggaattgtttttttttccgccaAGAAGTTATCCAAATTCTGAAAAAAGTAGTAGTCTGTAGGCGCAAGGTCTGGTAAGTAGGGCGGATGACGGAGAGCTTCCAGCCCAGTTCTTACAACTTCGTTCGTTTGTTGCAATCGTCGTTGATGTTGCGTGCCGCTTGTGCCGCGTTGCTGCCGCGATGGTAATCGTATTCCATAATTACTCGAACTTTTAACGTATCCATGATGACGAAAAAGATTGAAATGC
The Pectinophora gossypiella chromosome 2, ilPecGoss1.1, whole genome shotgun sequence genome window above contains:
- the LOC126377613 gene encoding exostosin-1, giving the protein MQAKKRYIFLILSCAFLIYCYYGGYNLKSELVQKTRRDHLPTFATLEELFEMPLQQQKQPQLMTKPCRMETCFDFAKCGSDPKIYVYPTDGSVSASYRKVLSVIRESRYATRDPNEACLYVPAVDTLDADPLSPEHVPDVASRLSRLPYWRNGRNHLIFNLYAGTWPDYAEDALGFDAGEAILARASASEIIFRDGFDVSLPLFHKEHPERGGVPPAATANLFPSPKKHILAFKGKRYVHGIGSETRNSLWHLHDGNNLILVTTCKHGKSWKDLRDERCDEDNREYDKFDYEQLLANSTFCLVARGRRLGSYRFLEALAAGCVPVLLSNGWRLPFDERIDWRRAVIWADERLLLQVPELVRSVPPERVLALRQQTQFLWEQYFSSIEKIVFTTIEIILERVLAHRTSRQRESLIWNAYPGGLGSVAAYGDSRAQLPLGAPALRAPAAPAPPPRPLPAPAAPAPAHPPSPGRAYTALLYVQATSPALHRLLASIAASQFCEKVVMVWDSERAAPSLKTLARVAGDPRDPLPVLVIDATTHYPGEGVSARWQPLWAVPTAAVFSLDGDAPLLAEELDFAFRVWQEFPERIVGYPARTHYWDEAKGAWGYSSKWGGSYSLVLAGAALVHRAWLAAAAAAAPQLRAAVRRANNCEDILLNCLVAHLTRRPPLKLAQRRRYKPHHHRYRSSWSDPEHFVQRQSCLNTFATAWGYMPLMRSVLRLDPILFKDPVSTLRKKYRKMELVTS